A window of the Thalassospira indica genome harbors these coding sequences:
- the cynS gene encoding cyanase: MKKADVKEMIIEAKKAKGLGWEEVASKIGMSPVWTTSVCFGMNSAPKDKADMLVALFDLSPEASAVIQECPMKIWDQAVPTDPAIYRLYEIVGVYGETIKEIIHEKFGDGIMSAIDYEMYIERKEDPKGDRVVITLDGKFLKYRAW; the protein is encoded by the coding sequence GTGAAAAAAGCAGATGTCAAAGAAATGATCATCGAAGCCAAAAAGGCCAAAGGCCTTGGCTGGGAAGAAGTTGCCAGCAAGATCGGCATGTCGCCGGTATGGACGACTTCGGTCTGTTTTGGCATGAATTCCGCGCCAAAGGACAAGGCTGACATGCTGGTTGCCCTGTTTGACCTGTCGCCCGAAGCATCGGCTGTCATTCAGGAATGCCCGATGAAAATCTGGGATCAGGCGGTGCCGACCGATCCTGCGATCTATCGCCTGTATGAAATCGTCGGTGTCTACGGCGAAACCATCAAGGAAATCATCCACGAGAAATTCGGCGATGGCATCATGAGCGCGATCGACTACGAAATGTATATCGAGCGCAAGGAAGACCCGAAGGGTGACCGGGTTGTCATTACCCTTGATGGTAAATTCCTGAAATACCGCGCCTGGTAA
- a CDS encoding glutathione S-transferase N-terminal domain-containing protein has translation MADLSSFDITKRWPAKNSDVIQLYSLPTPNGVKVSIMLEETGLEYEPHLINIGEDETWTPEFLSLNPNGKIPAIIDPHGPNGKPLGLFESGAIIQYLAEKTGKLLPVDPAKRIEAIQWVYFQMGGLGPIFGQLGFFHKFAGKEIEDKRPLDRYRNESKRLLGVLETRLEGRDWIMGDEYSIADIASLGWVRNLIGFYDAGSLVDYHEFKNVPAWLERGLDRPAVQRGLNIPARD, from the coding sequence ATGGCTGATCTGTCGAGCTTCGACATTACCAAACGCTGGCCTGCGAAGAATTCAGACGTTATCCAGCTTTATTCCCTGCCGACGCCCAACGGGGTGAAGGTTTCGATCATGCTCGAAGAAACCGGTCTGGAGTATGAGCCGCATCTGATCAATATCGGCGAAGACGAAACCTGGACGCCGGAATTCCTGTCGCTGAACCCGAACGGCAAAATTCCGGCAATCATTGATCCGCATGGACCGAATGGCAAACCGCTTGGTCTGTTTGAATCGGGTGCGATCATCCAGTATCTGGCGGAAAAAACCGGCAAGTTGTTGCCTGTCGATCCGGCCAAACGGATCGAGGCGATCCAGTGGGTGTATTTCCAGATGGGCGGGCTTGGTCCGATCTTTGGCCAGCTTGGCTTCTTCCACAAATTTGCCGGCAAGGAGATCGAGGACAAGCGTCCGCTGGATCGGTATCGCAATGAGTCCAAGCGCCTTTTGGGTGTGCTTGAAACCCGCCTTGAGGGCCGTGACTGGATCATGGGTGATGAATACAGCATTGCCGACATTGCGTCGCTTGGCTGGGTGCGCAACCTGATCGGTTTTTATGACGCGGGTAGCCTTGTTGATTATCACGAGTTCAAAAACGTTCCGGCGTGGCTGGAGCGTGGTCTTGATCGCCCGGCCGTTCAGCGCGGACTGAACATTCCGGCCCGCGATTAA
- a CDS encoding ferredoxin reductase family protein, translating into MKNITRIYFGTLLGLSALWLAVNPDIFAVQDFVGFRNLMVQYSGFLAFGMMSLILFLSIRPVWLTRRLGGLDKAYRLHKWLGITVLVVATMHWAWRMAPKWAVALELLEPRRRGPRPDGAGMHWAQSLFLEYRGLAESIGEWAFYSAVALILVALIKCIPYRWFAKTHTVLAVIYLALVFHSIVLLDFTNWATPVGWALAVMVLVGSVSAILVLLGQIGAGRRSTGEVVEVDYLPEMQSLQISIKSDGGWKGHRAGQFAFVRFGNSNEPHPFTIASAWQDGVSGLTIIAKKLGDYTNTLYETLKPGDPVALEGPYGTFTLQRDQSHQIWISGGIGLTPFVAWLEDLVANPMRREIDFYQVAPHCDGKLMARIKDLSARAGVRLHEWRDARDGFLTGERLRGDIAHWQKAGVWFCGPSGFGQAIKDDLVAAGLPSRAFHQELFDFR; encoded by the coding sequence ATGAAAAACATCACGCGCATATATTTTGGAACGTTGCTTGGTCTTTCCGCCCTGTGGTTGGCGGTTAATCCTGATATTTTTGCCGTTCAGGACTTTGTCGGTTTTCGGAACCTGATGGTTCAGTATTCCGGGTTTCTTGCCTTTGGCATGATGAGCCTGATCCTGTTTTTGTCGATCCGCCCGGTGTGGTTGACACGCCGTTTGGGCGGGTTGGACAAGGCGTATCGTTTGCATAAATGGCTTGGCATTACGGTGCTGGTGGTGGCGACCATGCATTGGGCGTGGCGGATGGCACCGAAATGGGCGGTGGCGCTTGAACTTCTTGAACCGCGCCGGCGTGGGCCACGTCCGGACGGGGCGGGCATGCATTGGGCGCAGTCGTTGTTTCTTGAATATCGCGGGCTTGCGGAAAGTATCGGTGAGTGGGCGTTTTATAGTGCAGTTGCCCTGATCTTGGTCGCGTTGATCAAGTGCATTCCATATCGCTGGTTTGCCAAGACACATACGGTTCTGGCGGTGATTTATCTGGCGCTGGTGTTTCACAGCATCGTCTTGCTTGATTTCACGAACTGGGCGACGCCGGTTGGTTGGGCGTTGGCAGTGATGGTGCTGGTGGGGTCGGTATCGGCGATCCTTGTTCTGCTGGGACAAATCGGTGCCGGACGCCGATCCACGGGCGAGGTTGTCGAAGTCGATTATCTTCCTGAGATGCAATCACTTCAGATTTCGATCAAATCCGATGGCGGATGGAAAGGGCACCGTGCCGGGCAATTCGCCTTTGTCCGTTTTGGCAACAGCAACGAACCGCATCCATTTACCATTGCATCCGCATGGCAAGATGGCGTTTCGGGACTGACGATAATCGCCAAGAAACTAGGCGATTATACCAACACGCTTTACGAGACCCTGAAGCCGGGCGACCCGGTTGCACTTGAAGGTCCTTATGGCACCTTTACGCTGCAGCGTGATCAGAGCCATCAAATCTGGATTTCCGGCGGTATCGGATTAACACCGTTCGTTGCCTGGCTTGAGGATCTGGTGGCCAATCCAATGAGGCGCGAGATCGATTTCTATCAGGTGGCACCGCATTGCGATGGCAAGCTGATGGCGCGGATCAAGGATTTGTCGGCGCGCGCCGGGGTGCGGTTGCATGAATGGCGTGATGCCCGGGATGGTTTCCTGACGGGCGAAAGGCTGCGCGGCGATATTGCGCATTGGCAGAAGGCCGGTGTGTGGTTCTGCGGGCCAAGCGGCTTTGGGCAGGCGATCAAGGACGATCTGGTCGCGGCAGGATTGCCAAGCCGGGCCTTCCATCAGGAGCTGTTTGATTTCAGATAA
- a CDS encoding adenosylhomocysteinase has translation MTSRIKDAALAQQITDEALAWREVICPVTAKYGNYVAKRDLRDKTIVSFQHVLEDTIPTLLPFVKAGARVKVGACNPDSTDDAAAAYLAAHGVEVHAFSGMTPDEYAQSIDILSSEPADIIADMGGELIEAFVKKGHKVDGALEATTTGVHRVEKLDYSFPVFNWNDIAIKDRLHNRHHVAQEMWPVFSNVTGLALYGRTVLVIGFGPVGRGVAERARNLGAVVSVAERDPVRALEAQHHGCRVVSLEDGLKECAIIVTATGLSGILGEKQIKQCRRGAILVNVGHSNTEIDVKWLDTQTRTKMRRHIERFELVNSREVYLLNRGSLLNLAPGMGGSGKDLFDPFSAILIRGIDWLASGGAASFKPGFYAYPEDVEREIAEAILQSHS, from the coding sequence ATGACCAGCCGCATCAAGGACGCCGCCCTTGCCCAACAGATCACTGACGAGGCCCTTGCCTGGCGCGAGGTGATTTGTCCGGTGACGGCGAAATACGGAAACTATGTCGCCAAGCGTGATCTGCGCGACAAAACCATCGTCAGTTTCCAGCACGTTCTTGAAGACACCATTCCCACCTTGCTGCCGTTTGTGAAGGCCGGCGCCAGGGTCAAGGTTGGCGCATGTAACCCTGATAGTACTGATGATGCGGCCGCCGCCTACCTTGCCGCCCATGGGGTCGAGGTCCATGCCTTTTCCGGCATGACGCCCGATGAATACGCCCAAAGCATCGATATCCTGTCGTCCGAGCCCGCTGACATCATTGCCGATATGGGCGGGGAGCTGATTGAGGCGTTTGTCAAAAAAGGTCACAAGGTCGACGGCGCGCTTGAAGCGACCACGACCGGTGTGCACCGGGTTGAGAAGCTTGATTATTCCTTCCCGGTGTTTAACTGGAACGATATCGCGATCAAGGATCGCCTGCATAACCGCCACCATGTGGCGCAGGAAATGTGGCCGGTCTTTTCGAATGTTACGGGGCTTGCACTGTATGGGCGCACGGTTCTTGTGATCGGCTTTGGCCCGGTCGGGCGTGGTGTGGCCGAACGTGCGCGCAATCTGGGTGCGGTGGTATCAGTCGCCGAACGCGATCCGGTCCGCGCCCTTGAGGCGCAGCATCATGGTTGCCGGGTTGTCAGCCTTGAAGATGGCCTGAAGGAATGCGCGATCATTGTCACCGCCACCGGCCTTTCCGGCATTCTGGGCGAGAAACAAATCAAACAGTGCCGTCGCGGCGCGATATTGGTCAATGTCGGGCATTCCAATACCGAGATCGATGTCAAATGGCTTGATACCCAGACGCGCACGAAAATGCGCCGTCATATCGAACGGTTCGAGCTTGTTAACAGCCGCGAGGTTTATCTGCTGAACCGGGGTAGCTTGTTGAACCTGGCACCGGGTATGGGGGGATCGGGCAAGGATCTGTTTGATCCGTTTTCGGCCATTCTGATCCGCGGCATCGACTGGCTGGCATCGGGCGGGGCGGCATCCTTCAAACCGGGCTTTTATGCCTATCCGGAAGATGTCGAACGCGAAATCGCCGAGGCGATCCTGCAATCGCACAGCTAA
- a CDS encoding CmpA/NrtA family ABC transporter substrate-binding protein, whose translation MSVKSLGNPFSGDTDLRHSKSCGCDVCSSKDGHTPASHKDHDHGVKHDLASMPAHSDMGDMDAKTPESSEEMLDRAIDSAIVRSVFGHNDISRRSFAKMVGGSTMMAALASVLPIDKVKAAILDDLGTPEKSKLNIGFVPITCATPIIMAQPMGFYEKYGLDVDVIKTAGWAVARDKSLNNEYDASHMLTPMPLAISMGAGSTATPFLMPAVENINGQAIVLHNDHLDKRDPKQWKGFKFGVPFEYSMHNFLLRYYVAEHGLDPDKDIQIRVVPPPEMVANLRAGNLDGYLSPDPFNQRAVWEKIGFLHTLTKDIWEGHPCCAFACSKAFSEELPNTYGALLKSIVDATQYAAKAENRKEISAAIAPANYLNQPVPVIEQVLTGRYADGLGEVKNVPDRIDFDPFPWHSMGVWILTQMKRWGYIEGDVDYKKIAEEVYVASDCAKIMKELGYEAPTETYKSYTIMGKTFDPDQPEAYVNSFAIGKGVS comes from the coding sequence ATGTCAGTCAAAAGTCTGGGCAATCCATTTAGTGGCGATACCGATCTGCGTCACAGCAAATCATGCGGCTGTGATGTCTGTTCGTCAAAAGATGGGCATACACCTGCATCACATAAAGACCATGACCATGGCGTAAAACACGATTTGGCCAGCATGCCGGCCCATAGTGATATGGGCGATATGGATGCCAAAACGCCGGAAAGCAGCGAAGAAATGCTTGATCGTGCCATCGACAGCGCGATTGTGCGTTCGGTGTTTGGTCATAACGACATTTCGCGTCGTTCGTTTGCCAAGATGGTCGGCGGCAGCACCATGATGGCAGCCCTTGCCTCGGTCCTGCCAATCGACAAGGTCAAGGCCGCCATCCTTGATGATCTGGGCACGCCGGAAAAATCCAAGCTTAATATCGGCTTCGTGCCGATCACCTGCGCAACGCCGATCATCATGGCCCAGCCGATGGGCTTTTATGAGAAATACGGTCTTGATGTTGATGTCATCAAGACAGCCGGTTGGGCTGTGGCCCGCGACAAGTCGCTGAACAATGAATATGACGCGTCGCACATGCTGACCCCGATGCCGCTGGCGATTTCGATGGGGGCCGGGTCAACCGCAACGCCGTTCCTGATGCCAGCTGTTGAAAACATCAATGGTCAGGCGATTGTCCTGCATAACGATCACTTGGACAAACGTGATCCCAAGCAGTGGAAGGGCTTCAAGTTCGGTGTACCGTTCGAATATTCGATGCACAACTTCCTGCTGCGCTATTACGTCGCCGAGCATGGCCTGGACCCGGACAAAGACATCCAGATCCGTGTCGTTCCGCCGCCCGAAATGGTTGCAAACCTGCGTGCCGGTAACCTTGACGGTTATCTGTCACCCGATCCGTTTAACCAGCGTGCGGTTTGGGAAAAGATCGGCTTCCTGCACACCCTGACCAAGGATATCTGGGAAGGCCATCCGTGCTGTGCATTTGCATGTTCCAAGGCGTTTTCCGAAGAACTGCCGAACACCTATGGCGCGCTTTTGAAATCCATCGTGGATGCGACCCAGTACGCCGCCAAGGCGGAAAACCGCAAGGAAATCTCGGCTGCGATTGCACCGGCCAACTATCTGAACCAGCCGGTTCCGGTGATTGAGCAAGTCCTGACCGGCCGTTATGCCGATGGTCTGGGCGAAGTGAAAAACGTGCCGGATCGCATCGATTTCGATCCGTTCCCATGGCACTCGATGGGTGTCTGGATCCTGACCCAGATGAAACGCTGGGGCTATATCGAGGGCGATGTCGATTACAAGAAGATCGCCGAAGAAGTCTATGTCGCGAGCGATTGCGCCAAGATCATGAAAGAGCTTGGCTATGAAGCGCCGACCGAGACTTACAAAAGCTATACCATCATGGGCAAGACGTTCGATCCCGATCAGCCTGAGGCCTATGTCAACAGCTTTGCCATCGGCAAAGGGGTAAGCTGA
- a CDS encoding ABC transporter ATP-binding protein: MSTPFLSLQNLSKRFQAPKGGEALTVFENVNLGIEKGEFVCIIGHSGCGKSTILNILAGLDEPTEGAVIMNGKEVSGPSLDRGIVFQNYSLLPWLSALKNVTFAVQARYKSWSKKKVHDHSMKYLEMVGLAGGAELRKPSQLSGGMRQRVSIARAFAIQPELLLLDEPFGALDALTRGSIQDELIRIWSGSDQTVFMITHDVDEAILLADRILLMTNGPYARVAESVQVDIPRPRERANIIHHSDYYDIRNHLVEFLATRSKELAGKQEDGVVAEPSVVRFGAHVVISDQKDNRKPATSRVE; this comes from the coding sequence ATGTCGACACCATTCCTGAGTTTGCAGAATCTGAGCAAACGTTTTCAGGCCCCTAAGGGCGGTGAAGCCCTGACGGTGTTTGAAAACGTCAATCTGGGGATCGAGAAGGGGGAGTTTGTTTGCATTATCGGCCATTCCGGCTGTGGCAAATCGACCATCCTCAATATCCTTGCGGGTCTTGATGAACCGACCGAAGGGGCGGTCATCATGAATGGCAAGGAGGTTTCGGGTCCAAGTCTTGATCGCGGGATCGTCTTTCAGAACTATTCCCTGCTGCCATGGTTATCAGCGCTTAAGAACGTCACCTTTGCCGTTCAGGCGCGATACAAATCCTGGAGCAAGAAAAAGGTTCACGACCATTCGATGAAGTATCTGGAAATGGTCGGGCTGGCTGGCGGGGCGGAGCTTCGCAAGCCATCGCAATTGTCGGGCGGCATGCGTCAGCGTGTGTCCATCGCACGTGCCTTTGCGATCCAGCCGGAATTGCTGCTGCTTGATGAACCGTTCGGGGCCCTTGATGCCCTGACCCGTGGCAGCATTCAGGATGAATTGATCCGCATCTGGTCGGGATCGGATCAGACAGTGTTCATGATCACCCATGACGTGGATGAGGCCATCCTGTTGGCGGATCGTATTTTGCTGATGACCAACGGGCCCTATGCGCGTGTCGCAGAATCGGTTCAGGTCGATATCCCGCGCCCGCGCGAAAGGGCCAACATCATCCACCATTCCGACTATTACGACATCCGAAACCACCTGGTCGAATTCCTTGCCACCCGTTCCAAGGAACTTGCGGGCAAGCAGGAAGACGGCGTTGTGGCCGAGCCATCCGTTGTGCGCTTTGGCGCACACGTCGTGATTTCCGATCAGAAAGACAACCGCAAACCGGCCACCAGCCGGGTGGAATAA
- a CDS encoding methyl-accepting chemotaxis protein translates to MNHSSAMPESTIYARINAASELFAQHGEQLAENLVTELLGIGQSSAAPSDPQHHVAELSRRFATLINANSPDAFNQCFNEHVLANAVIGLAPDHIVLAYHKVSALCATLAARSKGGTGAADAARCLLMADMGSLISARQTVLANQRSASEIQSMSEIIERETDNIISEVGFQAGRTNDVAQAMESDASELSQLVERITATTEVASSNVATVASATEELQASSHEIAERIHKTNDIASQAVTRAQETSTTMGSLSETATEIGKVVDIVKRISDQTKMLALNATIEAARAGDAGKGFAVVANEVKNLATQTEKAILDINAQITAIQGATSEAVTAIEGIGGAIDEVSQLSSDISASVEQQTAAIAEISTSAQEVSTHMQGISGDIELASHKSHNASQTAENLRILSSNIRNDINEMETRFRMVLRSADNTNRRHEERVPIAVDIKVDFGNGDVRQGVTADMSLAGLLARIDASEDDRNKAITITMTDGTRLKGTVKAYSTLGTHIQFTEIDDEATKVILGLLKKTHEHDAKIADLGKQLAGELGKVLEGGLRSHEFTHDDLFNTRYEPIDGTDPKQFMTPYVPFTDRNFTPLQEAILAKDEHIVFAAGVDTNGYLPTHNKVYSQPQRPGEPAWNMGNCRNRRIFDDRAGLMAGRNTKPHLLQTYFRDMGNSVVFMKECDVPIIVNGEQWGNLRIGYKS, encoded by the coding sequence ATGAATCACAGCTCTGCAATGCCAGAAAGTACAATCTATGCGCGTATAAATGCCGCCTCGGAATTGTTTGCGCAACATGGAGAACAGCTTGCAGAAAATCTGGTCACCGAACTTTTGGGGATCGGCCAAAGCAGTGCTGCGCCAAGTGATCCGCAACATCATGTTGCCGAACTGTCCCGACGTTTTGCAACGCTGATCAACGCAAACAGCCCTGATGCATTCAACCAATGCTTTAATGAGCACGTTCTGGCCAATGCGGTCATCGGACTGGCTCCTGATCACATTGTACTGGCCTACCACAAGGTTTCAGCACTTTGCGCAACGCTTGCTGCGCGGTCCAAGGGCGGCACTGGGGCGGCTGATGCGGCGCGATGCCTGCTGATGGCGGATATGGGCAGCCTGATATCGGCGCGCCAGACCGTTTTGGCCAACCAGCGTTCCGCCTCTGAAATCCAGTCGATGTCGGAAATCATCGAACGTGAAACCGACAACATCATTTCCGAGGTTGGCTTCCAGGCCGGGCGCACCAATGATGTGGCGCAGGCCATGGAAAGTGATGCCAGCGAGCTTTCCCAACTGGTAGAGCGCATCACTGCCACCACCGAAGTCGCCAGCAGCAATGTCGCCACCGTGGCATCCGCGACCGAGGAGTTGCAGGCATCCAGCCACGAAATTGCCGAACGTATTCATAAAACCAATGACATTGCCAGTCAGGCCGTCACCCGCGCCCAGGAAACATCCACCACAATGGGCAGCCTGTCGGAAACCGCGACCGAGATTGGCAAGGTTGTTGATATCGTCAAACGCATTTCTGATCAGACCAAGATGCTGGCACTCAACGCCACGATCGAGGCCGCACGCGCCGGCGACGCCGGCAAGGGTTTTGCCGTGGTCGCCAACGAGGTCAAGAACCTCGCCACCCAGACCGAAAAAGCCATCCTTGATATCAACGCCCAGATTACCGCGATTCAGGGCGCCACATCCGAGGCGGTCACCGCGATTGAGGGCATCGGTGGCGCGATTGACGAAGTCAGCCAGCTTTCAAGCGATATCTCGGCATCGGTCGAACAACAAACAGCTGCCATTGCCGAAATCTCGACAAGTGCGCAGGAAGTTTCCACCCACATGCAGGGCATTTCCGGCGACATCGAACTGGCCAGCCACAAGTCGCACAATGCCAGCCAGACGGCGGAAAACCTTCGCATTCTGTCTTCGAATATCCGCAATGATATCAACGAGATGGAAACGCGCTTCCGCATGGTTCTGCGCAGTGCAGACAACACCAATCGCCGTCACGAAGAACGGGTTCCGATTGCGGTTGATATCAAGGTCGACTTTGGCAATGGTGATGTGCGCCAAGGTGTGACGGCGGACATGTCGCTTGCCGGCCTGCTTGCGCGTATTGATGCCAGCGAAGATGACCGCAACAAAGCAATCACGATCACGATGACCGATGGCACTCGGCTTAAGGGGACGGTCAAAGCATACTCGACACTCGGAACCCACATCCAGTTCACCGAAATCGACGACGAAGCAACCAAGGTCATTTTGGGACTGCTTAAGAAAACCCACGAACATGACGCCAAGATTGCCGATCTCGGCAAGCAACTGGCCGGCGAGTTGGGCAAGGTTCTTGAAGGCGGTTTGCGCAGTCACGAATTCACCCATGATGATCTGTTCAACACCCGCTACGAGCCGATTGACGGCACCGATCCCAAGCAGTTCATGACGCCGTATGTGCCCTTTACCGACCGCAACTTCACCCCGCTGCAAGAAGCCATTCTTGCAAAGGACGAACATATCGTCTTTGCCGCCGGGGTGGATACCAACGGCTATCTGCCTACCCACAACAAGGTCTACAGCCAACCGCAAAGACCGGGCGAACCCGCCTGGAACATGGGCAATTGCCGCAACCGGCGCATCTTTGATGACCGTGCCGGTCTGATGGCCGGGCGCAATACCAAGCCCCACCTGCTCCAGACCTATTTCCGCGACATGGGCAACAGCGTCGTCTTCATGAAGGAATGCGACGTTCCAATCATCGTCAATGGCGAACAGTGGGGCAATCTTCGGATCGGGTACAAATCCTAG
- a CDS encoding acyl-CoA dehydrogenase family protein — protein MTNNALLPDLERLCDDSLAALSPVYDAAEYALRTAVTVDGRVNADAFDDNQFAAHGFAWFTTYVTALGQMKAWANRLKDQGKFSNLEQLILQSAFGEYLAQIIGGIPMSQGEIIRLSTLGVSDDLIASLAANPSVATLARGGNSDAARRAIAAEIEDSLDTGRFGETGLEDETLDMVRDQFRRFVEEKVSPHAHGWHERDELIPIEIVNEMSELGVFGLTIPEEFGGLGMGKTAMCVVTEELSRGYIGVGSLGTRSEIAAELIRLGGTDAQKEHYLPKLASGEILPTAVFTEPNNGSDLAHLRTRAVKDGDTYKVTGNKTWITHAARSDLMTLLTRTNPDESGYRGLSMLLAEKPRGTDKNPFPADGMSGGEIEVLGYRGMKEYELSFDGFGVPTENLLGGEEGQGFKQLMATFESARIQTAARAVGVAQNALEIGMRYAKDRVQFSKPLYAFPRVYGKVAWMVVETMIARQLTYFSAFEKDQDIRCDIEAGMAKLLGARVAWSNADNALQIHGGNGYALEYQISRVLCDARILNIFEGAAEIQAQVVTRGILTR, from the coding sequence ATGACGAACAACGCCCTTTTGCCCGACCTCGAACGTTTGTGCGATGACTCCCTTGCGGCACTCAGCCCGGTTTATGACGCGGCCGAATATGCGCTGCGGACTGCCGTAACGGTCGATGGCCGGGTCAATGCCGATGCCTTTGATGACAACCAGTTTGCCGCACACGGCTTTGCCTGGTTCACTACCTATGTCACCGCCCTTGGCCAGATGAAGGCATGGGCAAACCGCCTTAAGGACCAGGGCAAGTTCAGCAATCTCGAACAACTGATCCTGCAATCGGCGTTTGGGGAATATCTGGCCCAGATCATCGGTGGCATTCCGATGTCACAGGGTGAAATCATCCGTCTTTCGACCCTTGGCGTTTCTGATGACCTGATTGCATCCCTTGCTGCCAACCCATCGGTTGCGACCCTTGCACGTGGTGGCAATTCCGATGCCGCACGCCGGGCGATTGCGGCTGAAATCGAAGACAGCCTTGATACCGGTCGCTTTGGCGAAACCGGTCTTGAAGACGAAACCCTTGATATGGTGCGCGATCAATTCCGCCGCTTTGTTGAGGAAAAGGTATCGCCGCATGCCCATGGCTGGCACGAACGTGACGAGCTGATCCCGATTGAAATCGTCAATGAAATGTCTGAACTCGGCGTTTTCGGCCTGACCATCCCCGAAGAATTCGGTGGCCTTGGCATGGGCAAAACCGCGATGTGCGTTGTCACCGAGGAACTGTCGCGTGGCTATATCGGTGTCGGGTCACTTGGAACACGTTCCGAAATTGCCGCCGAACTGATCCGCCTTGGCGGGACCGACGCGCAAAAGGAACATTACCTGCCCAAACTGGCATCGGGTGAAATCCTGCCAACTGCGGTCTTTACCGAACCCAACAATGGATCGGATCTGGCCCACCTGCGCACGCGTGCGGTCAAGGATGGCGATACCTATAAGGTCACTGGCAACAAGACATGGATCACCCATGCCGCACGGTCTGATCTGATGACGCTTCTGACCCGCACCAACCCCGACGAGTCCGGTTATCGTGGCTTGTCGATGCTGCTGGCCGAAAAACCACGTGGCACCGATAAAAACCCGTTCCCGGCCGATGGCATGTCGGGTGGCGAGATCGAGGTGCTTGGTTATCGCGGCATGAAAGAATACGAGCTTTCCTTTGACGGGTTCGGAGTCCCGACCGAGAACCTTTTGGGTGGCGAAGAAGGTCAGGGCTTCAAACAATTGATGGCGACCTTTGAGTCGGCCCGTATTCAGACCGCAGCCCGTGCTGTCGGCGTCGCCCAGAACGCGCTTGAGATCGGCATGCGTTATGCCAAGGATCGCGTCCAGTTTTCCAAGCCGCTTTACGCCTTCCCACGCGTATACGGCAAAGTGGCATGGATGGTAGTTGAAACCATGATCGCCCGCCAGCTGACCTATTTCTCGGCCTTTGAAAAGGATCAGGATATCCGCTGCGATATCGAGGCCGGCATGGCCAAGCTTCTGGGCGCGCGCGTCGCATGGTCGAATGCCGACAACGCCCTGCAGATTCACGGCGGCAACGGCTATGCGCTTGAATATCAGATCAGCCGCGTGCTGTGTGATGCGCGCATTCTGAACATTTTCGAAGGGGCTGCCGAAATTCAGGCACAGGTGGTCACGCGCGGCATTCTGACCCGGTGA
- the ntrB gene encoding nitrate ABC transporter permease: MLASLNARALVLSLVLLAVFLGLWEAASPKQQLAGELTEYELLMGGAEPKAAVPPPSDVIAKAWEELSNPFYDAGPNDKGIGIQIGYSLYRVLSGYFLAAAIAIPVGFLIGMSPLMYKALDPFIQVLRPISPLAWMPLALFVIQDSQASAIFVIFICSIWPMLINTAFGVAGVRKDWVNVARTHELGPFKTAWIVILPAAAPTILTGMRISIGIAWLVIVAAEMLVGGTGIGYYVWNEWNNLDLTSVVFSILMIGVVGMLLDTAFAYCARLVQYQE, from the coding sequence ATGCTGGCATCGCTCAATGCCAGGGCGTTGGTGTTGTCACTTGTCCTTCTGGCGGTCTTCCTTGGTCTTTGGGAGGCCGCCAGCCCAAAACAACAACTCGCTGGCGAACTTACGGAATATGAACTTCTGATGGGCGGGGCAGAGCCAAAGGCCGCTGTGCCGCCCCCCTCGGACGTGATCGCCAAGGCATGGGAAGAGCTCAGCAACCCGTTCTATGACGCCGGTCCCAACGACAAGGGCATTGGTATCCAGATCGGTTATTCGCTTTATCGCGTGTTGAGCGGCTATTTCCTTGCTGCGGCAATTGCCATTCCGGTCGGGTTCCTGATCGGGATGTCGCCCCTGATGTACAAGGCGCTTGATCCGTTTATTCAGGTCCTTCGTCCGATTTCCCCGCTGGCATGGATGCCACTTGCGCTGTTTGTCATTCAGGACAGTCAGGCATCGGCGATCTTTGTCATCTTTATCTGTTCGATCTGGCCGATGTTGATCAACACTGCCTTTGGTGTGGCCGGGGTTCGCAAGGACTGGGTCAATGTCGCGCGTACCCACGAACTTGGCCCGTTTAAAACCGCCTGGATCGTCATTCTTCCAGCGGCAGCGCCCACCATCCTGACCGGCATGCGGATTTCAATCGGCATTGCGTGGCTTGTGATTGTCGCGGCCGAGATGCTCGTGGGTGGGACGGGGATTGGCTACTACGTCTGGAACGAATGGAACAACCTTGATCTGACCAGCGTGGTGTTCTCGATCCTGATGATCGGTGTTGTCGGCATGTTGCTTGATACCGCGTTTGCCTATTGCGCACGTCTTGTGCAGTACCAGGAATAA